The proteins below are encoded in one region of Dioscorea cayenensis subsp. rotundata cultivar TDr96_F1 chromosome 18, TDr96_F1_v2_PseudoChromosome.rev07_lg8_w22 25.fasta, whole genome shotgun sequence:
- the LOC120282283 gene encoding MACPF domain-containing protein At1g14780, translating into MSEVQMEKVLWCLGRGFDVTCDFKAKYCKGEERLVFINEEEKVELFVPGFGSLGKVSTDVKCDKGDRIRYQSDVQEFNKMSELFNKRSSLAGKIPSGKFNASFGFDGGSWAKDASETKCLAIDGYYISLFNLCIDRHQLTLSDHVVEAVPSSWDTKALARFIERFGTHVIVGLSVGGQDVVYMRQDKSSNMASSEVKQHLDKLGDQLFTGTCTLPPPHLKSKDHKLKVPEAFNVFQPTLVDNLTSASSKDGITVICSRRGGDPSTSSHCEWLLTVPSMPDVINFTFVPITSLLKGVSGTGFLTHAINLYVRYKPPISDLQYFLDFQCHKDWAPKLNELPLGPSSNRSKHGPYLHFNFMGPKLRVNTTQVVVGRMPVTGMRLHLEGKKNNKLGVHLQHLTSTPTFLEAQSNKTPAWRGSDDFADERYSEPVKRKKLSNVCTAAVKYDRQWSTTGCSAFIVTGAQLQVKTQDSVSVLHLRLLFSEVPGYTVSQSKWEHCPCSNSQKFGFFSNISTKFSSNIEREKQEKPVIIVDSGVFPTGPPVPVQAQKMLKFVDTSQMCMGPQESPGHWLVTGAKLEVNKGKIGLHVKFSLLTPVS; encoded by the exons ATGAGTGAGGTTCAAATGGAGAAAGTTCTATGGTGCTTAGGCAGAGGCTTTGATGTAACTTGTGATTTCAAAGCTAAGTATTGCAAGGGAGAAGAGAGGTTGGTGTTcatcaatgaagaagagaaggtgGAGCTCTTTGTTCCCGGATTTGGATCTTTGGGGAAGGTCTCAACGGATGTGAAGTGTGATAAAGGTGACAGGATACGTTATCAATCTGATGTGCAAGAGTTCAACAAG ATGTCTGAATTATTCAATAAGAGAAGTTCACTGGCCGGAAAAATACCGTCGGGGAAGTTCAACGCCTCGTTTGGGTTCGACGGAGGATCGTGGGCGAAAGACGCATCGGAAACAAAATGCTTGGCCATTGATGGCTACTATATATCTCTTTTCAATCTCTGTATCGATCGGCATCAGCTTACATTGTCTGATCATGTTGTTGAGGCAGTTCCTTCTTCATGGGACACTAAGGCTCTTGCAAG GTTTATTGAGAGATTTGGGACACATGTGATAGTAGGATTAAGTGTGGGAGGGCAAGATGTGGTATATATGAGACAGGATAAGAGCTCAAATATGGCATCATCTGAGGTTAAACAACACTTGGATAAACTTGGTGATCAGCTCTTCACTGGCACTTGCActcttcctcctcctcactTGAAATCTAAAGATCATAAACTCAAG GTACCAGAGGCTTTCAATGTGTTTCAACCAACACTTGTAGATAATCTCACCTCTGCCTCAAGCAAAGAT GGAATAACAGTCATATGCTCCAGAAGAGGAGGAGATCCCTCAACCAGCAGCCACTGTGAATGGCTCCTCACAGTTCCTTCAATGCCGGACGTTATAAACTTCACCTTTGTACCAATAACATCTCTTCTTAAGGGTGTATCCGGCACCGGTTTTCTCACACATGCCATCAACCTTTATGTTCGAT ATAAACCTCCAATATCAGACTTGCAGTATTTCCTAGACTTCCAATGCCACAAGGATTGGGCTCCAAAGCTTAATGAACTCCCTTTGGGTCCTAGCTCTAACAGGTCAAAGCATGGTCCTTACCTTCATTTCAACTTCATGGGACCCAAACTCAGAGTCAACACTACTCAG GTTGTGGTAGGAAGGATGCCAGTAACAGGGATGAGACTTCATCTAGAgggcaagaaaaacaataa ATTAGGGGTGCACCTCCAACATCTAACAAGCACACCAACCTTCTTAGAAGCTCAATCTAACAAAACTCCAGCATGGCGAGGATCTGATGATTTTGCTGATGAACGATACTCTGAGCCTGTCAAGAGAAAGAAGCTGTCCAATGTGTGCACCGCAGCAGTGAAGTACGATAGGCAATGGTCGACAACTGGTTGTTCAGCATTCATTGTCACTGGTGCTCAACTCCAAGTGAAGACTCAGGATTCAGTGAGTGTCCTCCATTTAAGGCTCTTGTTCTCTGAGGTGCCTGGTTACACAGTTAGCCAATCCAAATGGGAGCATTGCCCTTGTAGCAATTCCCAGAAGTTCGGCTTCTTCTCCAACATCAGTACAAAATTCTCCAGCAATATTGAGAGAGAAAAGCAGGAAAAACCGGTGATCATTGTGGACTCTGGAGTGTTTCCTACTGGCCCTCCTGTGCCAGTGCAGGCACAGAAAATGCTCAAATTTGTTGATACTTCTCAGATGTGCATGGGGCCTCAGGAGAGTCCGGGGCATTGGCTGGTCACTGGAGCTAAACTGGAAGTAAATAAGGGAAAGATCGGCCTGCACGTTAAGTTCTCTCTTTTAACACCTGTTTCGTGA
- the LOC120282284 gene encoding protein trichome birefringence-like 14 isoform X2 codes for MKGGIFCRSTSIKVSITITALLCMTLSLLIWEKTPFIAFLIPPDQLDVLSPATQIETPVVAIVKDEQEQPPMYGTISGGGTTVKYSNHEKTYHVSAPPPIALSRESSLKQKEDVKNVTKLHKVEKGCNYAKGKWVPDNKWPLYSGSGCKQWLSSMWACRLMQREDFSFEKYRWQPQGCETPKFEASEFLERMQDKTIAMIGDSLGRQQFQSLLCMASGGKASPEVQNVGWEYGLVKARGALRPDGWAYRFPKTNTTILFYWSASLCELEPLNRSDPATSYAMHLDRPATFLKRYLPRFHVVVLNTGHHWNRGKFHANRWEMYVGGKPNIDKKLQEISNARNFTVHSIVKWLDSQLPKYPLLKAFFRSISPRHFVNGDWNTGGSCDNTIPLSSGSEVLQDGSKDHAAESAVKGTKVKLLDITALSELRNEGHISKYSIRAPTGMSDCLHWCLPGIPDTWNEILCAQV; via the exons ATGAAAGGTGGGATCTTCTGTAGATCCACCAGCATTAAGGTTTCTATCACCATCACTGCTCTTTTATGTATGACACTTAGTTTATTAATATGGGAGAAAACACCCTTCATTGCTTTTCTCATCCCTCCTGATCAGCTGGATGTGCTTTCTCCAG CAACACAAATAGAAACTCCTGTTGTTGCTATTGTGAAAGATGAACAAGAACAGCCACCTATGTACGGGACTATTTCCGGTGGTGGAACTACagttaaatattcaaatcatgaaaaaactTATCATGTTTCTGCTCCCCCTCCGATAGCATTGTCAAGGGAAAGCTCATTGAAACAGAAAGAAGATGTGAAGAATGTGACAAAATTGCATAAGGTGGAGAAAG GGTGTAATTATGCAAAGGGGAAATGGGTTCCAGACAACAAGTGGCCCTTGTACTCAGGTTCTGGATGTAAGCAGTGGCTTTCAAGCATGTGGGCTTGTAGATTGATGCAACGAGAAGATTTCTCATTTGAGAAATATCGGTGGCAACCACAAGGTTGTGAGACACCAAAATTTGAAGCATCTGAATTCCTAGAAAG GATGCAGGATAAAACCATTGCTATGATAGGGGATTCTTTGGGAAGACAACAGTTTCAATCTTTGTTATGTATGGCCAGTGGTGGCAAAGCAAGTCCTGAAGTGCAAAATGTTGGATGGGAATACGGTCTTGTTAAAGCACGCGGTGCTTTACGACCTGATGGTTGGGCTTATAGATTCCCAAAAACCAATACCACCATTTTATTCTATTGGTCTGCAAGCCTTTGTGAGTTGGAACCCCTAAATCGGTCAGATCCAGCTACAAGTTATGCCATGCATCTCGATCGCCCTGCAACATTTTTGAAGCGCTATCTTCCTAGGTTTCATGTTGTGGTGCTGAATACTGGTCATCATTGGAACCGGGGGAAGTTTCATGCAAACCGCTGGGAAATGTATGTTGGTGGAAAGCCCAATATTGATAAAAAGCTTCAAGAAATATCAAATGCCAGAAATTTCACTGTTCACAGCATCGTGAAGTGGCTAGACTCACAGTTGCCGAAATACCCTTTGCTGAAAGCTTTTTTTAGGTCAATATCGCCAAGGCACTTTGTGAATGGAGACTGGAATACTGGAGGTAGCTGTGATAACACCATTCCATTGTCAAGTGGGAGTGAGGTTTTACAAGATGGTTCTAAAGACCATGCTGCCGAAAGTGCTGTAAAGGGTACCAAGGTTAAACTCCTGGATATTACTGCTTTATCAGAACTAAGAAATGAGGGGCATATATCCAAGTATAGTATTAGGGCTCCTACTGGTATGAGTGATTGCTTGCACTGGTGCCTTCCTGGTATTCCTGATACATGGAATGAAATCCTTTGTGCTCAAGTGTAG
- the LOC120282284 gene encoding protein trichome birefringence-like 14 isoform X1, with the protein MKGGIFCRSTSIKVSITITALLCMTLSLLIWEKTPFIAFLIPPDQLDVLSPATQIETPVVAIVKDEQEQPPMYGTISGGGTTVKYSNHEKTYHVSAPPPIALSRESSLKQKEDVKNVTKLHKVEKGLLIMFVGCNYAKGKWVPDNKWPLYSGSGCKQWLSSMWACRLMQREDFSFEKYRWQPQGCETPKFEASEFLERMQDKTIAMIGDSLGRQQFQSLLCMASGGKASPEVQNVGWEYGLVKARGALRPDGWAYRFPKTNTTILFYWSASLCELEPLNRSDPATSYAMHLDRPATFLKRYLPRFHVVVLNTGHHWNRGKFHANRWEMYVGGKPNIDKKLQEISNARNFTVHSIVKWLDSQLPKYPLLKAFFRSISPRHFVNGDWNTGGSCDNTIPLSSGSEVLQDGSKDHAAESAVKGTKVKLLDITALSELRNEGHISKYSIRAPTGMSDCLHWCLPGIPDTWNEILCAQV; encoded by the exons ATGAAAGGTGGGATCTTCTGTAGATCCACCAGCATTAAGGTTTCTATCACCATCACTGCTCTTTTATGTATGACACTTAGTTTATTAATATGGGAGAAAACACCCTTCATTGCTTTTCTCATCCCTCCTGATCAGCTGGATGTGCTTTCTCCAG CAACACAAATAGAAACTCCTGTTGTTGCTATTGTGAAAGATGAACAAGAACAGCCACCTATGTACGGGACTATTTCCGGTGGTGGAACTACagttaaatattcaaatcatgaaaaaactTATCATGTTTCTGCTCCCCCTCCGATAGCATTGTCAAGGGAAAGCTCATTGAAACAGAAAGAAGATGTGAAGAATGTGACAAAATTGCATAAGGTGGAGAAAG GGTTATTGATCATGTTTGTAGGGTGTAATTATGCAAAGGGGAAATGGGTTCCAGACAACAAGTGGCCCTTGTACTCAGGTTCTGGATGTAAGCAGTGGCTTTCAAGCATGTGGGCTTGTAGATTGATGCAACGAGAAGATTTCTCATTTGAGAAATATCGGTGGCAACCACAAGGTTGTGAGACACCAAAATTTGAAGCATCTGAATTCCTAGAAAG GATGCAGGATAAAACCATTGCTATGATAGGGGATTCTTTGGGAAGACAACAGTTTCAATCTTTGTTATGTATGGCCAGTGGTGGCAAAGCAAGTCCTGAAGTGCAAAATGTTGGATGGGAATACGGTCTTGTTAAAGCACGCGGTGCTTTACGACCTGATGGTTGGGCTTATAGATTCCCAAAAACCAATACCACCATTTTATTCTATTGGTCTGCAAGCCTTTGTGAGTTGGAACCCCTAAATCGGTCAGATCCAGCTACAAGTTATGCCATGCATCTCGATCGCCCTGCAACATTTTTGAAGCGCTATCTTCCTAGGTTTCATGTTGTGGTGCTGAATACTGGTCATCATTGGAACCGGGGGAAGTTTCATGCAAACCGCTGGGAAATGTATGTTGGTGGAAAGCCCAATATTGATAAAAAGCTTCAAGAAATATCAAATGCCAGAAATTTCACTGTTCACAGCATCGTGAAGTGGCTAGACTCACAGTTGCCGAAATACCCTTTGCTGAAAGCTTTTTTTAGGTCAATATCGCCAAGGCACTTTGTGAATGGAGACTGGAATACTGGAGGTAGCTGTGATAACACCATTCCATTGTCAAGTGGGAGTGAGGTTTTACAAGATGGTTCTAAAGACCATGCTGCCGAAAGTGCTGTAAAGGGTACCAAGGTTAAACTCCTGGATATTACTGCTTTATCAGAACTAAGAAATGAGGGGCATATATCCAAGTATAGTATTAGGGCTCCTACTGGTATGAGTGATTGCTTGCACTGGTGCCTTCCTGGTATTCCTGATACATGGAATGAAATCCTTTGTGCTCAAGTGTAG
- the LOC120282284 gene encoding protein trichome birefringence-like 14 isoform X3 produces the protein MYGTISGGGTTVKYSNHEKTYHVSAPPPIALSRESSLKQKEDVKNVTKLHKVEKGLLIMFVGCNYAKGKWVPDNKWPLYSGSGCKQWLSSMWACRLMQREDFSFEKYRWQPQGCETPKFEASEFLERMQDKTIAMIGDSLGRQQFQSLLCMASGGKASPEVQNVGWEYGLVKARGALRPDGWAYRFPKTNTTILFYWSASLCELEPLNRSDPATSYAMHLDRPATFLKRYLPRFHVVVLNTGHHWNRGKFHANRWEMYVGGKPNIDKKLQEISNARNFTVHSIVKWLDSQLPKYPLLKAFFRSISPRHFVNGDWNTGGSCDNTIPLSSGSEVLQDGSKDHAAESAVKGTKVKLLDITALSELRNEGHISKYSIRAPTGMSDCLHWCLPGIPDTWNEILCAQV, from the exons ATGTACGGGACTATTTCCGGTGGTGGAACTACagttaaatattcaaatcatgaaaaaactTATCATGTTTCTGCTCCCCCTCCGATAGCATTGTCAAGGGAAAGCTCATTGAAACAGAAAGAAGATGTGAAGAATGTGACAAAATTGCATAAGGTGGAGAAAG GGTTATTGATCATGTTTGTAGGGTGTAATTATGCAAAGGGGAAATGGGTTCCAGACAACAAGTGGCCCTTGTACTCAGGTTCTGGATGTAAGCAGTGGCTTTCAAGCATGTGGGCTTGTAGATTGATGCAACGAGAAGATTTCTCATTTGAGAAATATCGGTGGCAACCACAAGGTTGTGAGACACCAAAATTTGAAGCATCTGAATTCCTAGAAAG GATGCAGGATAAAACCATTGCTATGATAGGGGATTCTTTGGGAAGACAACAGTTTCAATCTTTGTTATGTATGGCCAGTGGTGGCAAAGCAAGTCCTGAAGTGCAAAATGTTGGATGGGAATACGGTCTTGTTAAAGCACGCGGTGCTTTACGACCTGATGGTTGGGCTTATAGATTCCCAAAAACCAATACCACCATTTTATTCTATTGGTCTGCAAGCCTTTGTGAGTTGGAACCCCTAAATCGGTCAGATCCAGCTACAAGTTATGCCATGCATCTCGATCGCCCTGCAACATTTTTGAAGCGCTATCTTCCTAGGTTTCATGTTGTGGTGCTGAATACTGGTCATCATTGGAACCGGGGGAAGTTTCATGCAAACCGCTGGGAAATGTATGTTGGTGGAAAGCCCAATATTGATAAAAAGCTTCAAGAAATATCAAATGCCAGAAATTTCACTGTTCACAGCATCGTGAAGTGGCTAGACTCACAGTTGCCGAAATACCCTTTGCTGAAAGCTTTTTTTAGGTCAATATCGCCAAGGCACTTTGTGAATGGAGACTGGAATACTGGAGGTAGCTGTGATAACACCATTCCATTGTCAAGTGGGAGTGAGGTTTTACAAGATGGTTCTAAAGACCATGCTGCCGAAAGTGCTGTAAAGGGTACCAAGGTTAAACTCCTGGATATTACTGCTTTATCAGAACTAAGAAATGAGGGGCATATATCCAAGTATAGTATTAGGGCTCCTACTGGTATGAGTGATTGCTTGCACTGGTGCCTTCCTGGTATTCCTGATACATGGAATGAAATCCTTTGTGCTCAAGTGTAG